From a single Eleginops maclovinus isolate JMC-PN-2008 ecotype Puerto Natales chromosome 2, JC_Emac_rtc_rv5, whole genome shotgun sequence genomic region:
- the shisal1b gene encoding protein shisa-like-1a isoform X1, giving the protein MTITSRQSFNVLTVIFLLLSTAALSAHYRVCEPYSDHKGRYHFGFHCPRLSDNNKTYMFCCYHNHTEFKYCCNEAEFQMIMQVNLTTTTAGYAHNNYTALVGVWIYGFFVIVLLALDFLYYSAINYELCRVYLEKWGLGGRWLKKARSQWNKSMPEESETPAQAPPMVSSHYQPRNSLRGESHSPTLLPYNTSTAW; this is encoded by the exons ATGACTATCACCAGCCGGCAGTCCTTTAATGTCCTGACGGTCATCTTCCTCCTGCTGTCCACTGCAG CCCTCTCAGCTCATTACCGAGTGTGTGAACCGTACTCCGACCACAAGGGGCGATACCACTTCGGCTTTCACTGCCCACGCCTCTCGGACAACAACAAGACCTACATGTTCTGCTGCTACCACAACCACACCGAATTCAAATACTGCTGCAACGAGGCCGAGTTCCAGATGATCATGCAGGTCAACCTCACCACCACCACAGCTGGTTACGCACACAa TAATTATACAGCCCTGGTCGGTGTGTGGATCTATGGCTTCTTCGTGATCGTGCTGCTGGCGCTGGACTTTCTCTACTACTCTGCCATAAACTATGAGCTGTGCCGGGTTTACCTGGAGAAATGGGGTCTGGGAGGACGATGGCTGAAGAAGGCTCGCAGTCAGTGGAACAAGTCCATGCCGGAGGAGAGTGAGACCCCGGCTCAAGCCCCGCCCATGGTCTCCAGCCACTACCAGCCCAGAAACAGCCTGAGAGGGGAGAGCCACAGCCCCACACTCCTGCCCTACAACACCTCCACCGCATGGTGA
- the shisal1b gene encoding protein shisa-like-1a isoform X2 encodes MTITSRQSFNVLTVIFLLLSTAALSAHYRVCEPYSDHKGRYHFGFHCPRLSDNNKTYMFCCYHNHTEFKYCCNEAEFQMIMQVNLTTTTAGYAHNNYTALVGVWIYGFFVIVLLALDFLYYSAINYELCRVYLEKWGLGGRWLKKARSQWNKSMPEESETPAQAPPMVSSHYQPRNSLRGESHSPTLLPYNTSTA; translated from the exons ATGACTATCACCAGCCGGCAGTCCTTTAATGTCCTGACGGTCATCTTCCTCCTGCTGTCCACTGCAG CCCTCTCAGCTCATTACCGAGTGTGTGAACCGTACTCCGACCACAAGGGGCGATACCACTTCGGCTTTCACTGCCCACGCCTCTCGGACAACAACAAGACCTACATGTTCTGCTGCTACCACAACCACACCGAATTCAAATACTGCTGCAACGAGGCCGAGTTCCAGATGATCATGCAGGTCAACCTCACCACCACCACAGCTGGTTACGCACACAa TAATTATACAGCCCTGGTCGGTGTGTGGATCTATGGCTTCTTCGTGATCGTGCTGCTGGCGCTGGACTTTCTCTACTACTCTGCCATAAACTATGAGCTGTGCCGGGTTTACCTGGAGAAATGGGGTCTGGGAGGACGATGGCTGAAGAAGGCTCGCAGTCAGTGGAACAAGTCCATGCCGGAGGAGAGTGAGACCCCGGCTCAAGCCCCGCCCATGGTCTCCAGCCACTACCAGCCCAGAAACAGCCTGAGAGGGGAGAGCCACAGCCCCACACTCCTGCCCTACAACACCTCCACCGCATG